The DNA sequence CGCCGCGATGAGGGCCTTGTCGTCGAAGCCGAACTCGGCATGGAGCTCGGGTGGATGTGTGGCCTGGTTCGGCCGGCGGGTCCGAGCTCAGGTCGGGATCAGCACCCGCTGTTGCTCCACCAAGGCCCGGAAGCCCGGGTTGGTGGTCTTCAGGTCGATCACGTCCACGGCCATGGGCAGATCGCTTTCCGCCAGGTCGTCGCGCAACAAGGCGAGGGTCCGCGGATCGATGGGGGAATCCCCTTCCAAGGCCAGATCGAGGTCGCTGAACGGCCGCGCAGTATCCTTTACCCGCGAACCGAAAGCCCAGGCCTTTGCGTTTGGCACGTGCGCGCTCAGGATGCTGCGCAGCGATCGCAGATGTTGCGGTTCAAGATCAAGCATGTCGCTGCTTCAATTCGGCCAGCAGGTGCCGGGCATCCTCGTTGACCTCCTGTGCATGCAACATCACTGCTGAACCGCATCCTACGAAGGCCAACAGCACATGCAGTTGCAGTCTACCCGAACAACCTGACCTGTATTTCCAGGAGCAGGCCATCACCTAGGGTTACGCGCTCACCCGCACCCCCTTCCGCACGCCCTTCTCCCCCACCATCTCCTTCACCGCCGCGATGAGCGCCTTGTCGTCGAAGCCGCATTCGGCGTAGAGCTCGGGCTGGGTGCCGTGCTCGATCCAGCGGTCGGGGATGCCCAGCCGCTTCACGTGGGCGTGGTAGCCGTGGTCGGCCATGAACTCCAGCACGGCACTGCCCATGCCGCCCTGGATGGCGTGGTCCTCGATGGTGACCACCTGCTTGAACTTGGCGAAGACCTCGTGCAGCAACAGCTCGTCCAGCGGCTTCACGAAGCGCATGTCGTAATGGGCCACGCTATAGCCTTCGGCTTCAAGCGCATCGATGCCCTTGGCGGCGATGTTGCCGATGTGGCCGATGGAGAGCACGGCGATGTCGGTCCCGGAACGCAGCTTCCGCCCGGTGCCCACCTTGATGGCCTTGAAGGGCGTCTTCCACTCGGTCATCACCCCCTCGCCGCGCGGGTAGCGGATGCTGAAGGGGCCCTGGTCTGGCAGCTGGGCGGTGTACATCAGGTCGCGCAGCTCCTCCTCGTTCATCGGGGCGCTCACCACCATGTTGGGGATGCAGCGGAAATAGGCCAGGTCGAAGTTGCCGTGGTGCGTGGGGCCGTCGGCACCCGCCAGACCGCCGCGATCCAGGCAGAACACCACGTTGAGCTTCTGGAGCGCCACATCGTGCACCACCTGGTCGTAGGCGCGCTGCATGAAGGAACTGTAGATGTTGCAGAAGGGCACCATCCCCTGTGTGGCCATGCCGGCGCTGAAGGTGACCGCATGCTGCTCGGCGATGCCCACGTCGAAGGCGCGGTCGGGCATGGCCTTCATCATGATGTTGAGCGAGCAGCCCGTGGGCATGGCGGGCGTCACGCCCACGATCCTCGGGTTCTTTTCGGCCAGCTCCACGATTGTGTGGCCGAAGACATCCTGGTACTTGGGCGGCTGGGGGCTCTTGGGCACCACCTTGATGATCTCGCCGGTCTCCTTGTTGAAGAGCCCGGGCGCGTGCCACACGGTGGCGTTGCCGGCCTCGGCGGGCGCGTAGCCCTTGCCCTTCACGGTGATGGTGTGCAGGATCTTGGGGCCGGGGATGTCCTTCAGGTCGCGCATCACCTTCACCAGCCGCTCCACATCGTGGCCGTCCACCGGGCCGAAGTAGCGGAAGTTGAGGCTCTCGAACAGGTTGCTCTGCTTGAGCAGGGCGCTCTTCACGGCGTTCTCCACCTTCTGCACGATGGCCTGGGCGTTGGGCCCGAACTTGCTGATGCGGCCCAGCAGGTTCCACACCTCGTCCTTCACCTTGTTGTAGGTGTGGCTGGTGGCGATGTCGGTGAGGTACTCCTTGAGCGCACCGACGTTGGGGTCGATGCTCATGCAATTGTCGTTGAGCACCACGAGCATGTCGGTGCCGGCGCCGCCCGCATGGTTCAGCGCCTCGAAGGCCTGGCCGGCGGTCATGGCGCCGTCGCCGATCACGGCCACCACCTGGCGGTCCTGCTCGCCCTTGAGCCTGCTGGCCACGGCCATGCCCAGCGCACCACCGATGCTGGTGCTGCTGTGGCCCACGCCGAAGGTGTCGTACGGGCTCTCGCTGCGCTTGGGGAAGCCGCTGAGGCCCTTGTGGATGCGGTTGGTGTGGAACACCTTGCGCCGGCCGGTGAGGATCTTGTGTCCGTAGGCCTGGTGCCCCACGTCCCACACCAGCTGGTCGTAGGGCGTGTTGAACACGTAGTGCAGGGCCACGGTGAGCTCCACCACGCCCAGGCTGGCGCCGAAGTGGCCGCCCTTGACGCTCACCACGTCGATGATGAATCGGCGCAGCTCATCGCACACCTGCTCCAGCTGGGGCTCGGACAGGGTGCGCAGGTCGGCCGGGAGCTCGATGCGCTCGAGCAGGGGGTAGGTGCCGGGGGGCTGTTCCACGCGGTGGGGGCGATGGGTGAACAACAAAGGTAGCGGAAGGGCTGTTCGCGGGCCGGACCATGAACGGCATGGTGTGGGCGATCGGTATGCGCGGGGATGCGGGTGCGTGCACCGCTCCATACATTAGCGCCCGCTCGACGGAACCCTCCGGCGCCCCACGGATGTCGAACCCCCAGGATTACCTGCCCATCGCGCTGCAGACCCTCATCGCGGTCGGCTTCGTGGTCACCACCCTGCTGCTCACCGGCAAGATCGGCCCCAAGCGGGCCGGCAAGCACAAGGAGGAGAACTTCGAGTGCGGCATCGAGCAGTACGGCAACGCGCGCAGCCCGTTCTCGGTGAAGTACTTCCTGATCGCCATCCTGTTCGTGCTGTTCGACGTGGAGATCATCTTCCTCTACCCGTGGGCGGTGAACTTCAAGGACCTGGGGATCGTTGGCTTCGTGGAGATGGTCCTCTTCATCTTCTTTGTGGTCGCCGGCCTGTTCTACGTGATCCGCAAAGGGGCCCTGGAGTGGGACCGTTGAACCTGGAACCATGAAGCAGGACGCCCTCACCCCCCGCCCCACCCTCGGCAAGCCCACCATCGTGCCCTCGCCCGAGGGCCATTCCGGCCCGGGGTTCATGACGGTCTCCCTGGAGAAGGCCGTGGGCCTGGCGCGCAAGAACAGCATCTGGCCGCTGCCCTTCGCCACCAGCTGCTGCGGCATCGAGTTCATGGCCACCATGGGCGCCAACTACGACCTGGCGCGGTTCGGCATGGAGCGGCTCAGCTTCAGCCCGCGGCAGAGCGACCTGCTGATGGTGATGGGCACCATCGCCAAGAAGATGGCCCCGATCCTGCGCGACGTGTACACGCAGATGGCCGAGCCCAAGTGGGTGCTGAGCGTGGGCGCCTGCGCCAGCAGCGGCGGCATCTTCGACACCTACAGCGTGCTGCAGGGCATCGACCGGGTGATCCCGGTGGACGTGTACGTGCCCGGCTGCCCCCCGCGCCCCGAACAGATCATCGACGGCATCCTGAAGATCCAGGAGCTGGTGGGCCAGGAAGGCATGCGCCGCCGCTACAGCAAGGAGTACGAGGAACTGTTGAAGAAGTACAAGATCGATTGAGCGTGCCCGCCTTCACGATACAGGCCGAACGGGATCAGCTGGTGGTGGACCGGCTGCGGGCCGCCTTCCCCGATGGGATCGTGGCCGATGAGCAGTTCCACGACATGCGCTGCATCACCGTGCGCAAGGATGTGCTGCATCCGGCGCTGCGGTTGCTGCGCGACGAGCTGGACTTCAACTTCCTCACCACCCTGTGCGGCATACACCACCCGGGGGGCGAGGGCGGTGAGGAGCGCCTGGGCCTGGTGGTGCACCTCAACAGCTTCCGCAACCGGCACCGCATCCGCCTGAAGGCCTACACGACGATGAAGGACCCGGTGTTCCCCACCTTCACCGACCTGTGGCCCACCACCAACTGGATGGAGCGCGAGACCTGGGACTTCTTCGGCATCCACTTCACCGGCCACCCCAACCTGAAGCGAATCCTCAACATGGAGGACTTCCCGGCCTTCCCGCTGCGCAAGGACTACCCGCTGGAGGACCCCACGCGCGAGGACAAGGACAACACCATGTTCGGCCGATGAGCACCCCGATGCGCCCCGACCACTGGCAGCACGACCTGGTGAAGGCCGGCGAGCACAAGGAGCTCAACGTCCTGAACCTGGGCCCCACCCACCCCGCCACGCACGGCATCTTCCAGAACGTGCTGACGATGGACGGGGAGTACATCCAGAGCGCCGAACAGACCATCGGCTACATCCACCGCGCCTTCGAGAAGCTGGCCGAGCGCCGGCCCTTCTACCAGATCCCCACCATCACCGACCGGCTCAACTACTGCAGCTCGCCCATCAACAACATGGGCTGGCACATGACGGTGGAGAAGCTGCTGGGGATCCAGACGCCCGAACGGGTGGACTACCTGCGCATCATCGCCATGGAGCTGGCGCGGATCGCCGACCACATCATCTGCAACGCGGTGATCGGGGTGGACACCGGGGCGCTGACGGGCTTCACGTACATCTTCCAGGACCGCGAGCTCATCTACGACATCTACGAGGAGATCTGCGGGGCGCGGCTCACCACCAACATGGGCCGCATCGGCGGTTTCGAGCGCGACTTCAGCGAGGCCGCCTGGCGCAAGATCCGGCACTTCCTGGATCACTTTCCCAAGAAGCTCAAGGAGTTCGAGAGCCTGCTGGTGCGCAACCGCATCTTCATGGACCGCACCATCGGCTGCGGGGCGTTCCCGCTGGAGCGCGCCCTGGCCTACGGCTTCACCGGGCCCAACCTGCGGGCCTGCGGGCTGGACCACGACGTGCGGGTGATGGACCCGTACTGCAGCTACGAGAAGTTCGACTTCACCATCCCCATCGGCACCGGCGGCGACACGTACGACCGCTTCATGGTGCGCCAGCGCGAGATGTGGGAGAGCCTCTCCATCATCCGCCAGGCCGTGGACAAGCTGGACCGGATGTCCGACAAGACCACCTACAAGGC is a window from the Flavobacteriales bacterium genome containing:
- a CDS encoding nucleotidyltransferase domain-containing protein; this translates as MLDLEPQHLRSLRSILSAHVPNAKAWAFGSRVKDTARPFSDLDLALEGDSPIDPRTLALLRDDLAESDLPMAVDVIDLKTTNPGFRALVEQQRVLIPT
- a CDS encoding 1-deoxy-D-xylulose-5-phosphate synthase; translation: MERCTHPHPRAYRSPTPCRSWSGPRTALPLPLLFTHRPHRVEQPPGTYPLLERIELPADLRTLSEPQLEQVCDELRRFIIDVVSVKGGHFGASLGVVELTVALHYVFNTPYDQLVWDVGHQAYGHKILTGRRKVFHTNRIHKGLSGFPKRSESPYDTFGVGHSSTSIGGALGMAVASRLKGEQDRQVVAVIGDGAMTAGQAFEALNHAGGAGTDMLVVLNDNCMSIDPNVGALKEYLTDIATSHTYNKVKDEVWNLLGRISKFGPNAQAIVQKVENAVKSALLKQSNLFESLNFRYFGPVDGHDVERLVKVMRDLKDIPGPKILHTITVKGKGYAPAEAGNATVWHAPGLFNKETGEIIKVVPKSPQPPKYQDVFGHTIVELAEKNPRIVGVTPAMPTGCSLNIMMKAMPDRAFDVGIAEQHAVTFSAGMATQGMVPFCNIYSSFMQRAYDQVVHDVALQKLNVVFCLDRGGLAGADGPTHHGNFDLAYFRCIPNMVVSAPMNEEELRDLMYTAQLPDQGPFSIRYPRGEGVMTEWKTPFKAIKVGTGRKLRSGTDIAVLSIGHIGNIAAKGIDALEAEGYSVAHYDMRFVKPLDELLLHEVFAKFKQVVTIEDHAIQGGMGSAVLEFMADHGYHAHVKRLGIPDRWIEHGTQPELYAECGFDDKALIAAVKEMVGEKGVRKGVRVSA
- a CDS encoding NADH-quinone oxidoreductase subunit A, translating into MSNPQDYLPIALQTLIAVGFVVTTLLLTGKIGPKRAGKHKEENFECGIEQYGNARSPFSVKYFLIAILFVLFDVEIIFLYPWAVNFKDLGIVGFVEMVLFIFFVVAGLFYVIRKGALEWDR
- a CDS encoding NADH-quinone oxidoreductase subunit B, translated to MKQDALTPRPTLGKPTIVPSPEGHSGPGFMTVSLEKAVGLARKNSIWPLPFATSCCGIEFMATMGANYDLARFGMERLSFSPRQSDLLMVMGTIAKKMAPILRDVYTQMAEPKWVLSVGACASSGGIFDTYSVLQGIDRVIPVDVYVPGCPPRPEQIIDGILKIQELVGQEGMRRRYSKEYEELLKKYKID
- a CDS encoding NADH-quinone oxidoreductase subunit C; the encoded protein is MPAFTIQAERDQLVVDRLRAAFPDGIVADEQFHDMRCITVRKDVLHPALRLLRDELDFNFLTTLCGIHHPGGEGGEERLGLVVHLNSFRNRHRIRLKAYTTMKDPVFPTFTDLWPTTNWMERETWDFFGIHFTGHPNLKRILNMEDFPAFPLRKDYPLEDPTREDKDNTMFGR
- a CDS encoding NADH-quinone oxidoreductase subunit D, which translates into the protein MSTPMRPDHWQHDLVKAGEHKELNVLNLGPTHPATHGIFQNVLTMDGEYIQSAEQTIGYIHRAFEKLAERRPFYQIPTITDRLNYCSSPINNMGWHMTVEKLLGIQTPERVDYLRIIAMELARIADHIICNAVIGVDTGALTGFTYIFQDRELIYDIYEEICGARLTTNMGRIGGFERDFSEAAWRKIRHFLDHFPKKLKEFESLLVRNRIFMDRTIGCGAFPLERALAYGFTGPNLRACGLDHDVRVMDPYCSYEKFDFTIPIGTGGDTYDRFMVRQREMWESLSIIRQAVDKLDRMSDKTTYKADVPEWVLPPKEAVYNEMEALIYHFKIVMGESAVPVGEVYHCVEGGNGELGFYLVSDGGRTPFRLHFRRPCFIYYQAFPEMVKGIMLSDAILTMSSMNVIAGELDA